A part of Lutra lutra chromosome 2, mLutLut1.2, whole genome shotgun sequence genomic DNA contains:
- the PABPC4L gene encoding polyadenylate-binding protein 4-like, with translation MNVAAKYRQASLYVGDLNADVTEDLLFKKFSAVGPVLSIRICRDLVTRRSLGYAYVNFLKLADAQKALDTMNFDMIKGKPIRLMWSQRDAYLRKSGIGNVFIKNLDKSIDNKTLYEHFSAFGKILSSKVMTDDQGSRGYAFVHFQNQIAADRAIEEMNGALLKDCRLFVGRFKNRKDREAELQNKVNEFTNVYVKNFGDEMDDERLKEVFGKYGKTLSVKVMTDSSGKSKGFGFVSFDSHEAAKKAVEEMNGKDINGQLLFVGRAQKKSERQAELKQMFEQLKQERFRRSRGMKLYIKNLDDTIDDEKLWREFSSFGSISRVKIMREEGRSKGFGLICFSSPEEATKAMAEMNGRILGSKPLYIALAHRP, from the coding sequence atGAACGTAGCAGCCAAGTACCGCCAGGCATCCCTGTATGTGGGTGATCTCAATGCAGATGTCACCGAGGACCTGCTGTTCAAAAAGTTCAGCGCCGTGGGGCCTGTGCTGTCCATCCGCATCTGCAGGGACCTGGTCACCCGCCGCTCGCTGGGCTATGCCTACGTGAACTTCCTGAAGCTGGCTGATGCCCAGAAGGCCCTGGATACAATGAACTTTGACATGATAAAAGGCAAACCCATCCGTCTCATGTGGTCTCAACGTGATGCCTACTTAAGGAAATCTGGCATTGGAAACGTGTTCATCAAGAATCTAGACAAATCTATTGATAACAAAACCCTTTATGAACATTTTTCAGCTTTTGGGAAGATCCTGTCCTCCAAAGTAATGACTGATGATCAAGGCTCTAGGGGTTATGCATTTGTGCACTTTCAGAACCAGATCGCGGCTGACAGGGCCATCGAGGAGATGAATGGGGCCCTGCTTAAGGACTGCAGGCTGTTTGTTGGCCGATTCAAAAACCGTAAAGATCGGGAAGCTGAGCTCCAAAACAAGGTCAATGAATTCACCAATGTTTACGTCAAAAACTTTGGCGATGAAATGGATGATGAGAGACTGAAGGAAGTTTTTGGTAAATACGGCAAAACCCTGAGTGTTAAGGTGATGACAGATTCCAGTGGGAAATCCAAAGGCTTTGGCTTTGTGAGTTTTGATAGCCATGAGGCTGCCAAAAAAGCtgttgaagaaatgaatggaaaggaCATAAACGGACAGCTGCTTTTTGTAGGCCGGGCGCAAAAAAAATCAGAGCGGCAGGCTGAGTTGAAGCAAATGTTTGAGCAGCTGAAACAGGAAAGATTTCGGAGAAGCCGGGGCATGAAGCTCTATATTAAGAACCTCGATGATACCATCGATGATGAAAAACTGTGGAGGGAATTTTCTTCATTTGGATCAATTAGCAGAGTCAAGATAATGCGGGAAGAAGGGCGAAGCAAAGGGTTTGGGTTgatctgcttctcttctcctgaGGAGGCCACTAAAGCAATGGCTGAGATGAATGGGCGAATCTTGGGCTCCAAGCCACTCTACATTGCCCTGGCCCACAGGCCCTAG